One Natrinema halophilum genomic window carries:
- a CDS encoding deoxyribonuclease IV yields MKVGAHVSISGSRVSSDEETPPYDDVRNAVPRQLAFGGNCGQIFTTSPQVWQQPEISDEAADGFRAESDERLEGPWVIHSSYLVNLCTPKDDLRRKSMESMQAELDAADKLGIPYVNVHLGAHTGAGVEGGLDNAARVIDDLDVPEDVTILIESDAGSGTKLGGEFEHLAGIIDRTATDIGVCIDTAHTLVAGNDLTTPEAVDETVTRFDDVVGLEYLEYIHLNDSKHDVGTNKDEHAHIGEGYIGEDGMRAIVNHPDLRDLPFALETPTEDGRGFAWNIEKVKELRDEE; encoded by the coding sequence ATGAAAGTCGGTGCACACGTTTCGATTTCCGGTTCGCGCGTCTCCTCCGACGAGGAAACACCGCCGTACGACGACGTCCGTAACGCGGTTCCCCGACAGCTCGCGTTCGGCGGCAACTGCGGGCAGATATTCACGACGTCGCCGCAGGTCTGGCAACAGCCCGAAATCAGTGACGAGGCCGCCGACGGCTTTCGGGCGGAAAGCGACGAGCGACTCGAGGGACCATGGGTGATCCACTCGTCGTACCTCGTCAACCTCTGTACGCCGAAAGACGACCTCCGGCGAAAATCGATGGAGAGCATGCAGGCGGAGCTCGATGCCGCGGACAAACTCGGAATTCCGTACGTCAACGTCCACCTCGGCGCGCACACCGGGGCCGGCGTCGAAGGCGGTCTCGACAACGCCGCACGCGTCATCGACGACCTCGACGTGCCCGAGGACGTGACGATCCTCATCGAATCCGACGCGGGCAGCGGGACGAAACTGGGCGGCGAGTTCGAACACCTCGCGGGGATTATCGATCGCACCGCAACCGACATCGGCGTGTGCATCGACACCGCCCACACCCTCGTCGCCGGGAACGATCTCACGACGCCCGAAGCGGTCGACGAGACCGTCACCCGATTCGACGACGTAGTCGGCCTCGAGTACCTCGAGTACATCCACCTCAACGACTCGAAACACGACGTCGGCACGAACAAGGACGAACACGCCCACATCGGCGAGGGCTACATCGGCGAAGACGGCATGCGTGCGATCGTGAATCACCCGGATCTGCGAGATTTGCCGTTCGCACTTGAGACGCCGACAGAGGACGGTCGCGGGTTCGCGTGGAACATCGAGAAGGTCAAAGAACTTCGCGACGAAGAGTAG
- the glmS gene encoding methylaspartate mutase subunit S, producing the protein MTKTVILGVIGSDAHVVGITILEQALEAAGFDVVNLGVQSSQEEFVEAASANDAEAVLVSSLYGHAKQDCEGFHQRIAEADLDVTTYIGGNLAVGQDDFTETRSFFRRMGFDRVFDSETDPEEAIEALKADLDMRSTEQEGQTVSV; encoded by the coding sequence ATGACGAAGACAGTCATCCTCGGTGTGATCGGGTCGGACGCTCACGTCGTGGGGATCACAATCCTGGAACAGGCGCTGGAGGCAGCCGGATTCGACGTCGTCAACCTGGGAGTCCAGAGCTCTCAAGAGGAATTCGTCGAAGCCGCATCCGCCAACGACGCCGAGGCTGTACTCGTCTCATCACTCTACGGCCACGCCAAGCAGGACTGCGAGGGGTTCCACCAGCGGATCGCGGAGGCAGACCTCGACGTCACGACGTACATCGGTGGCAACCTCGCCGTTGGTCAGGACGACTTCACCGAGACTCGTTCGTTTTTCCGCAGGATGGGATTCGATCGGGTTTTCGACTCCGAAACCGATCCCGAAGAAGCCATCGAGGCCCTGAAGGCCGATCTGGACATGCGCTCGACCGAACAGGAAGGACAGACCGTCTCGGTTTGA
- a CDS encoding 50S ribosomal protein L15e: MARSFYSHIKDAWKDPDDGKLGELQWQRKQEWRKQGAIERIDRPTRLDKARELGYKAKQGIVVTRVSVRKGTARKERFTAGRRSKRQGVNRIGRRKNIQRIGEERVSRKYPNLRVLNSYWVGEDGSQKWFEAILVDPNHPAIQNDDDLNWICDDVHQNRAFRGLTNAGTANRGLNNRGKGAEKVRPSNTGGQGRAK, from the coding sequence ATGGCACGAAGCTTCTATTCCCACATCAAGGACGCATGGAAAGACCCCGACGACGGCAAGCTCGGGGAACTACAGTGGCAGCGCAAGCAGGAGTGGCGGAAACAGGGTGCGATCGAACGGATCGATCGCCCGACGCGACTCGACAAGGCGCGCGAACTCGGCTACAAGGCCAAACAGGGTATCGTCGTGACTCGCGTCTCGGTCCGTAAGGGGACCGCCAGAAAGGAGCGATTCACGGCCGGCCGGCGCTCGAAGCGCCAGGGTGTCAACCGCATCGGGCGGCGCAAGAACATCCAACGTATCGGCGAGGAACGCGTCTCCCGAAAGTACCCTAACCTGCGCGTGCTCAATAGCTACTGGGTCGGTGAAGACGGCAGTCAGAAGTGGTTCGAAGCGATCCTCGTCGATCCGAACCATCCCGCTATCCAGAACGACGACGACCTCAACTGGATCTGTGACGACGTCCACCAGAACCGCGCGTTCCGCGGGCTCACTAACGCTGGAACGGCAAACCGCGGCCTCAACAACCGTGGCAAAGGCGCCGAGAAGGTTCGTCCGTCCAACACCGGTGGACAGGGCCGCGCCAAGTAA
- a CDS encoding lipoate--protein ligase family protein, translated as MTALADRDWRLIRDVPRDGATQMAIEEVAAQTAIEDDLRTVRVYSWKPSTLSLGYRQDPETVDWEFCEREGIGVTRRQTGGGGIYHDRHADISYTIVAPADEVPGNLMDCYELFCEPILDAFARMGVDAGFASAERNAIYHPSCYLRDINPAHDIVAPVDGGAKAKKISGNAQYRQRDVVIQHGSISYDLEARKHIGVFDAALDDSTFTDRVTSIRDEVGIDRDEAVDSVACALQEWCDADESTWREAEIEAARDLADQKFATDGWVRDREVLEAGDR; from the coding sequence ATGACGGCACTGGCCGATCGGGACTGGCGATTGATCCGAGATGTCCCTCGAGACGGCGCGACCCAGATGGCGATCGAAGAGGTCGCTGCACAAACGGCGATCGAAGACGATCTGCGAACGGTCCGAGTCTACTCGTGGAAGCCGAGCACGCTTTCGCTCGGGTACCGTCAGGACCCCGAGACGGTCGACTGGGAATTTTGCGAGCGCGAAGGAATCGGCGTCACGCGTCGGCAGACCGGTGGCGGCGGGATCTATCACGACCGCCATGCGGACATTTCGTACACCATCGTCGCGCCCGCCGACGAGGTCCCCGGAAACCTGATGGACTGTTACGAACTGTTCTGCGAGCCGATCCTCGACGCCTTCGCTCGGATGGGCGTCGATGCCGGCTTCGCATCGGCCGAACGGAACGCGATCTATCACCCTTCCTGTTATCTGCGAGATATCAACCCGGCACACGATATCGTCGCGCCCGTAGATGGAGGCGCGAAGGCGAAAAAGATCAGCGGCAACGCCCAGTATCGCCAGCGCGACGTCGTCATCCAGCACGGATCGATTAGCTACGACCTCGAGGCGCGAAAGCACATCGGGGTCTTCGACGCTGCCCTCGACGACTCGACCTTTACCGACCGGGTGACCAGCATCCGCGACGAAGTGGGTATCGACCGCGATGAGGCCGTCGATTCGGTTGCGTGTGCCCTTCAGGAGTGGTGTGACGCCGACGAGTCCACCTGGCGGGAGGCCGAAATCGAAGCCGCCCGGGATCTCGCCGATCAGAAGTTCGCCACCGACGGGTGGGTTCGCGATCGGGAGGTGCTCGAGGCGGGTGACAGGTGA
- a CDS encoding serine/threonine-protein kinase RIO2 — translation MVRNVAGLLPELEAEDFYLLSGVEQGMRFSEWVQREKLPKFASLSEEEVDYRLERCLKRGLIEKKTIQYEGYTLQFEGYDTLALRALVEQDTISEFGSPLGVGKESDVYEVRSYKPLALKYHREGYTNFREVHKERDYTADNEHVSWMYTARKAAEREHGILEDLYPDVAVPQPIGQNRHAIVMEKMDGVELSRTRLEDEQVLGVLDLLLSEISRAYEHGYVHADMSEYNVFVNEEGVTIFDWPQAVPTDHENADEFLQRDLTNVVGYFRRKHPQYVSDDLESSDLADSITANSFETLADFV, via the coding sequence ATGGTGCGAAACGTCGCCGGATTGCTTCCGGAACTCGAGGCGGAGGACTTCTATCTCCTCTCAGGGGTCGAACAGGGGATGCGCTTCTCCGAATGGGTCCAGCGAGAGAAGCTTCCGAAGTTCGCTTCCCTCTCGGAAGAGGAAGTCGATTACCGACTCGAACGCTGTCTCAAACGCGGGTTGATCGAGAAAAAGACGATCCAGTACGAGGGATACACCCTCCAGTTCGAGGGCTACGACACGCTGGCCCTCCGCGCGCTCGTCGAACAGGATACGATCTCCGAGTTCGGCTCGCCACTCGGCGTCGGGAAGGAAAGCGACGTGTACGAGGTCCGCTCGTACAAGCCGCTCGCCCTGAAGTACCACCGCGAGGGATACACGAACTTCCGTGAGGTCCACAAGGAACGGGATTACACGGCGGACAACGAACACGTCTCCTGGATGTACACCGCGCGGAAGGCCGCCGAACGCGAACACGGGATCCTCGAGGACCTTTACCCCGACGTCGCGGTTCCCCAACCGATCGGACAGAACCGCCACGCCATCGTCATGGAGAAGATGGACGGCGTCGAACTCTCGCGGACGCGACTCGAGGACGAACAAGTGCTGGGCGTCCTCGATCTGTTGCTGTCGGAAATCTCGCGCGCGTACGAACACGGATACGTTCACGCTGATATGAGCGAGTACAACGTCTTCGTCAACGAGGAGGGTGTGACGATCTTCGACTGGCCACAGGCTGTCCCGACGGATCACGAGAACGCCGACGAGTTCCTTCAGCGCGATCTGACGAACGTCGTGGGCTACTTCCGCCGAAAGCACCCCCAGTACGTGTCCGACGATCTCGAGAGTAGCGACCTGGCGGACTCGATCACTGCCAACTCGTTCGAGACGCTCGCCGATTTCGTCTGA
- a CDS encoding class I SAM-dependent methyltransferase, giving the protein MREFSESYLSRTREGMWDDSRRALEPLALGSRDRILDVGCGTGELSRVLTADSPGEVIGCDVDRDLLSAASQYVPVVAGDAFRLPFPDDSFDLVVCQALLINLPEPAAALSEFARVSSDLVAAIEPDNAAVEIDSSVDAEGRLERRARRAYLDGVHTDVALGADARSAFEAADLDVLTTRRYDHVRTVEPPYSETAVVAARRKATGAGLADDRETMLSGALTETEYDDLRGSWRKMGRTVIEQMETQEYHRKEAVPFFVTVGQIAQSG; this is encoded by the coding sequence GTGCGAGAGTTCTCCGAATCCTATCTCAGCCGAACCCGCGAGGGGATGTGGGACGACTCCCGGAGGGCCCTCGAGCCGCTGGCACTCGGTTCTCGAGACCGTATTCTGGACGTCGGCTGTGGGACCGGTGAATTGAGTCGCGTCCTTACCGCCGACTCCCCGGGCGAGGTGATCGGCTGCGACGTCGATCGCGATCTTCTCTCGGCCGCGAGTCAGTACGTCCCCGTGGTGGCCGGCGACGCATTCCGGCTCCCGTTTCCCGACGACTCGTTCGATCTCGTCGTCTGTCAGGCGTTGTTGATCAACCTGCCCGAGCCCGCGGCCGCACTATCCGAGTTCGCCCGCGTCTCGAGCGATCTCGTCGCAGCTATCGAACCCGACAACGCCGCGGTCGAGATCGATTCAAGCGTGGATGCGGAAGGGCGCCTCGAGCGTCGAGCGCGCCGGGCCTACCTCGACGGTGTACACACGGACGTCGCACTCGGTGCCGATGCCCGAAGCGCCTTCGAAGCGGCGGATCTCGATGTACTCACGACACGTCGGTACGATCATGTCCGAACGGTCGAACCGCCATACAGTGAGACGGCGGTAGTCGCAGCCCGCCGCAAGGCGACCGGAGCGGGGTTGGCCGACGACCGCGAAACGATGCTTTCGGGAGCGTTGACCGAGACGGAATACGACGACCTCCGCGGTTCGTGGCGAAAGATGGGACGCACTGTCATCGAGCAGATGGAAACACAGGAGTATCACCGCAAAGAGGCGGTTCCGTTCTTCGTCACCGTTGGACAGATTGCCCAGTCCGGATGA
- a CDS encoding DUF6114 domain-containing protein → MPPQDSRDDTKSPTDQCDSQSNRIAKLIEGRWNRFADWRTQRPLLGGLLLCLGGFLITWVPAQALPDFLSVSGQVTGVLALGTMLGVFAFLSGMSALYKPQYSHEIGVVGVVLSILSLFGSLGGLFFGMLFGIIGGNLCIAWKPDAAVVEDAVSEPSTVDTALARMRGTLGRIATKTRSHLRTGVEAISQRGLDE, encoded by the coding sequence ATGCCCCCTCAAGACAGTCGAGACGACACAAAAAGCCCCACCGACCAGTGCGATAGTCAGTCGAACCGGATCGCCAAGTTGATAGAAGGCCGATGGAATCGATTTGCCGACTGGCGGACGCAGCGCCCGCTCCTGGGCGGTCTCTTGCTCTGTCTGGGCGGTTTCCTCATCACCTGGGTCCCAGCACAGGCCCTGCCCGACTTCCTCTCCGTCAGCGGTCAGGTGACTGGCGTTCTCGCCCTCGGAACCATGCTCGGTGTGTTCGCCTTCCTCTCGGGTATGTCCGCACTGTATAAACCGCAGTACTCCCACGAGATCGGTGTCGTCGGCGTCGTGCTGTCGATACTCTCGCTGTTCGGTTCGCTCGGTGGGTTGTTTTTCGGGATGCTGTTCGGAATTATCGGTGGAAACCTCTGTATCGCGTGGAAACCGGATGCTGCTGTCGTCGAGGATGCTGTGTCGGAACCGAGTACCGTCGATACCGCACTCGCTCGAATGCGTGGGACCCTCGGACGTATCGCCACCAAAACGCGTTCGCACCTTCGTACTGGTGTCGAAGCAATCTCGCAACGAGGACTCGATGAGTGA
- a CDS encoding DUF6230 family protein codes for MYDTKRLVVGTGVSFLVVAAVGLVILSSGTAYAAPLASGNGFTVTADEIRSDEFLLYPSSGENDAGSTPVVVAEQRDVEIDGLELTRKQNIPMMDGTMQISFTAEETVEADQQYIKLTGLEAKEATFNGQVIKTQASDNPERQFQQAAGENVDPEDGYITDIHGGSPGMVQEDVTIDMVYLASNEISLPGLNVDVEYNSK; via the coding sequence ATGTACGATACGAAGCGGCTCGTGGTCGGGACAGGGGTATCGTTTCTGGTAGTCGCGGCGGTCGGCCTCGTTATCTTGTCGTCGGGGACTGCCTACGCTGCACCGCTGGCAAGCGGTAACGGGTTTACGGTCACAGCCGACGAGATCAGATCCGACGAGTTTCTTCTCTACCCGAGTTCCGGAGAGAACGACGCAGGATCGACACCGGTGGTTGTCGCCGAGCAGCGCGATGTCGAAATCGATGGGCTGGAACTGACGAGAAAGCAAAACATACCGATGATGGACGGGACGATGCAAATCTCGTTCACTGCCGAGGAGACGGTCGAAGCTGATCAGCAGTACATCAAACTCACTGGACTAGAAGCGAAAGAAGCGACGTTCAACGGACAGGTCATCAAAACACAGGCCAGCGACAATCCGGAACGGCAGTTCCAGCAGGCGGCCGGTGAGAACGTCGATCCCGAAGACGGCTATATAACCGACATCCACGGGGGAAGTCCCGGAATGGTACAGGAAGACGTCACGATCGATATGGTGTACCTCGCCTCGAACGAGATCAGCCTCCCCGGCCTCAACGTCGACGTGGAGTACAATTCGAAGTGA
- a CDS encoding universal stress protein, translating to MSRHVLVAVDDSTQSTAALEFACTEYSDATITALNVLDPGDFYAVGGMEGTAMANYDEIQGHHEERAEEILDEAREQAAEYGLEIDTDHVIGSVSRSIVEYAEEQGVDHIVIGSHGRTGASRILLGSVAETVARRSPVPVTIVR from the coding sequence ATGTCCCGGCACGTTCTGGTAGCGGTCGACGATTCGACTCAGTCGACAGCAGCTCTCGAGTTCGCCTGTACGGAGTATTCGGATGCGACGATCACCGCGTTGAACGTTCTCGACCCGGGAGATTTCTACGCGGTCGGCGGTATGGAAGGAACCGCGATGGCAAATTACGACGAGATACAGGGCCACCACGAGGAACGAGCCGAGGAGATTCTCGACGAGGCGCGCGAACAGGCGGCCGAATACGGCCTCGAGATCGATACGGATCACGTTATCGGCAGCGTCTCGCGGTCGATCGTCGAGTACGCCGAGGAACAGGGTGTCGATCACATCGTCATCGGCAGCCACGGTCGAACGGGGGCGAGCCGGATTCTCCTTGGTAGCGTCGCCGAGACGGTCGCCCGCCGGTCGCCGGTGCCAGTAACGATCGTCCGGTAA